A portion of the Actomonas aquatica genome contains these proteins:
- a CDS encoding glycosyltransferase: protein MPRQLRILVLTSSTGGGHDARAKAFAEWCFALYRHQVDVRIEQMLEKSSVVNRTGVNIYNWIQVKLPFLHNGFYAFVELLSFLNRRSVSLGRGYYRDVLTEYKPHLVLSVHDCLNRGYFQFARQVLGADKVRCATYCGEFSGGWGYSRNWIEPTVDLYISRTPTARDFAVKCGIPTERALVRGHLMRPSATKVHMNAAQRARYRVKKLGLHADRFTVFLATGSNGANNHLVLLEALRQHADKLQVIVICGRNQECYNMLAHWRTQHADLPLYLEGYTDIMHELVIASDVIVTRGGTTTCAKSLHVGCPIIFNAFGGIMPQEKLTWKFFRNGAGSQKIESGDDFAKIIDQWMANPKTYTRYRDDFLSLQYPDDQTELIGDLVGLAEAAAGWQAERQSFPPAKDKSKPAPTDDPIVDDGASI, encoded by the coding sequence ACGTGCGCATCGAGCAGATGCTGGAAAAGTCCTCCGTGGTGAACCGCACCGGAGTGAACATCTACAACTGGATTCAGGTGAAGCTGCCGTTTCTGCACAACGGTTTCTACGCCTTCGTGGAGCTGCTCAGCTTCCTCAATCGCCGCAGCGTGTCGCTCGGTCGGGGCTACTATCGCGATGTCCTGACGGAGTATAAACCGCACCTCGTGCTCAGCGTGCACGACTGCCTCAACCGCGGTTATTTCCAGTTCGCCCGCCAGGTGCTCGGCGCCGACAAGGTGCGTTGTGCGACCTATTGCGGCGAGTTTTCCGGCGGCTGGGGTTACAGTCGCAACTGGATCGAACCGACGGTCGACCTCTACATCTCTCGCACGCCCACCGCCCGCGACTTTGCGGTCAAGTGTGGCATTCCGACCGAGCGGGCGTTGGTGCGCGGCCATCTCATGCGACCGAGCGCGACCAAGGTGCACATGAACGCCGCCCAGCGCGCGCGCTACCGGGTCAAGAAACTGGGTCTGCACGCCGACCGCTTCACCGTGTTTCTCGCCACCGGGTCGAATGGCGCCAACAACCATCTCGTATTGCTCGAAGCACTACGGCAGCACGCCGACAAGCTGCAGGTGATCGTGATCTGCGGCCGCAACCAGGAGTGCTACAACATGCTGGCGCACTGGCGCACGCAGCACGCCGATCTGCCGCTCTACCTCGAGGGCTACACCGACATCATGCATGAGCTGGTGATCGCCTCCGATGTGATCGTGACCCGCGGCGGCACCACCACCTGTGCCAAGTCGCTCCACGTGGGCTGCCCAATCATCTTCAACGCCTTTGGCGGCATCATGCCCCAGGAAAAGCTGACCTGGAAATTCTTCCGCAACGGCGCCGGCTCGCAGAAAATCGAATCGGGCGACGACTTCGCCAAGATCATCGACCAGTGGATGGCCAACCCCAAGACCTACACCCGTTACCGCGACGACTTCCTTTCGCTGCAGTATCCTGATGACCAGACGGAGTTGATCGGCGACCTCGTGGGACTGGCCGAAGCCGCGGCTGGGTGGCAGGCCGAACGTCAGAGTTTTCCGCCCGCGAAGGACAAATCAAAACCCGCTCCGACGGACGACCCGATTGTGGACGATGGCGCCTCCATCTGA